Part of the Microbacterium sp. Clip185 genome is shown below.
GGCGGCCACGCCGTCCAGCTCCAGCCAGGGGGAGAGGAACCCGGGCGTTTGGGAACCCTGCCCGGGGAAGAGACCGATGATCACCGTTCTATCCTGCCAATCTCCCCGACGGGGGTATGGATGTCATGCGACAAGAAACGCGGGTTCCTTTGCAGGTACCCGCCAATTATCAGCGCGGGCGGCGTGTCCCCGCGGCGCGACGGCGCGTGTTGTCTGTTCCGATGGCGCCGAGAACCAGTGCCGTCTGGAGGATGAGCGCCTCACGGGGGCCCGTCGCGTCCCAGCCGATCACGTCGGAGACGCGCTTGAGCCGGTACCGCACGGTGTTCGGGTGCACGAACAGCTCGCGGGCCGTGGCCTCGAGCGAGCGGCCGTTGTCGAGGTAGCTCCACAGCGTCGTGACGAGGTCGGAGCTGTGGGCCTTGAGCGGGCGGTAGATCCGTTCGACCAGCGTGTGCTTGGCGAGGGGATCCCCTGCCAGTGCCCGCTCGGGCAGCAGGTCGTCGGCCTCGACGGGGCGCGGTGCATTGCGCCAGGCTCGGGCTACCGCGAACCCGGCGAGGGCGGCACGGGCACTCTGGCCCGCGTCGACGAGTGCGGGAACTGTGGGGCCGAGAACGAGGTGGCCGGTTCCGAAACCGGGCTCGAGGCGCCGAGCGATCTCGGGGAACGGAAGCTCGGACTGCTCGTCGCCGCCGGCGCGGTGATCAGCGTCGGTACGTCCGATCACGAGCACGAGCCGGGACCCCTGCACGCCCACGAGGACATCCACACCCAGCTTGCGCGCCATGCGACGAAGCTGGTCGACGTCGAACTGCGGCGGCGTTGTTCCGACGAGGACGGAGACTTCGCCGTGTCCGTGCCATCCCAGGGCGGCGATGCGGCTCGGCAGCTCCTCGTCGGCTTCGCCGGTGAGGATCGAGTCGACGACGAGAGCCTCCAGCCGCGCATCCCACAGGCCGCGTGCCTCTGCGGCGCGTGCGTAGACGTCGGCGGCCGTGAACGCGAGCTCGCGCGAGTAGAGCAGGATCGCCTCGCGCAGATCCTCCCCCCGGCCCGCGACGCGCTCCTCGGTGACCTCGACGGTTACGCGGATGAGCTGCAGCGTCTGCTGCAGGCTCACCGATCGCAGCAGTTCGCGGGGCGCCGCGGCGAAGATGTCTGCGGCAATCCACGGCGTCGCTGTCGGATCGTCGTACCACTGGATGAACGAGGTGATGCCGGCCTGGGCCACGAGGCCCACCGACGAGCGCCTGGCCGGCGGCATGTCGGCGTACCAGGGCAGCGTGTCTTCGAGGCGCTTGAGAGTGACCGTGGCCAGATCCCCGGAGATGCGTCGCAACCAGGCGAGTGTCTCCGTCTTGTCCGACGACGACTCCGGGGATCGGCTCATTCTCAGCTCTCGCCGCCGGCGTTGCCGGAGGTTCCGGCGTTCACGTCGTGCAGGCGGTACTTCTCGATCGCCTGAGCGATGACGGAGCGGTCGAGACGCCCCTCATCAACCAGGCCCTGCAGGGTGCGCACGACGATCGAGGGGCCGTCGATCTTGAAGAACCGACGCGCGGCCGCGCGGGTGTCCGAGAAGCCGAAGCCGTCGGCGCCCAGGGTGAGGTAGCGGCCCGGAACCCACTGGCGGATCTGATCCTGCACGGCATGCATGAAGTCGCTCACACCCACGACCGGCCCCTGCGCGTCGCGCAGCTTCTCGGTCAGGTAGGCAGTGCGCGGTTCCGCATCCGGGTTCAGGAAGTTGTGCTGCTCGGCGGCGAGACCGTCGTTGCGCAGCTCGGACCAAGAGGTGACCGACCACACGTCGGCGCTCACGCCCCAGTCCTCGCTCAGCAGCTTCTGCGCCTCGAGCGCCCACGGCACACCCACGCCGGAGGCGAGGATCTGCGCGCGGTGTCCGTCGCCAGAGGCCTCGGAGATGCGGTGGATGCCGCGCACGATGCCTTCGACGTCGACGCCCTCCGGCTCAGCGGGCTGCACGATCGGCTCGTTGTAGACCGTGATGTAGTACATGACGTTCGGGTCGGGGTGGTTGCCGCCGTACATCCGCTCGATGCCCGAGCGCACGATGTGGGCGATCTCGTAGCCGTAGGCGGGGTCGTACGACACGGTCGCCGGGT
Proteins encoded:
- a CDS encoding PucR family transcriptional regulator; the encoded protein is MSRSPESSSDKTETLAWLRRISGDLATVTLKRLEDTLPWYADMPPARRSSVGLVAQAGITSFIQWYDDPTATPWIAADIFAAAPRELLRSVSLQQTLQLIRVTVEVTEERVAGRGEDLREAILLYSRELAFTAADVYARAAEARGLWDARLEALVVDSILTGEADEELPSRIAALGWHGHGEVSVLVGTTPPQFDVDQLRRMARKLGVDVLVGVQGSRLVLVIGRTDADHRAGGDEQSELPFPEIARRLEPGFGTGHLVLGPTVPALVDAGQSARAALAGFAVARAWRNAPRPVEADDLLPERALAGDPLAKHTLVERIYRPLKAHSSDLVTTLWSYLDNGRSLEATARELFVHPNTVRYRLKRVSDVIGWDATGPREALILQTALVLGAIGTDNTRRRAAGTRRPR